The Microbacterium amylolyticum genome includes the window GAGCGCGGATACAAAACTCTCGAACCCACGTTCATGGAGAGCGTCCTCTGGGCCTTCGCGCAACTCCACGAAAAGGGCTTGGCATACGAGGGCTACCGTGTGTTGCCGTACTGCTGGCGCGATCAAACGCCGCTCAGCAACCATGAGCTTCGGATGGACGACGACGTCTACCAGGACCGTCAGGACCCGTCGGTCACCGTGTCGTTCCCGTTCGTCGGCGAGAAGGCCGAACAGCTGGGGCTGACCTCGGTCGCCGCGCTGGCCTGGACGACGACGCCATGGACGCTGCCGACCAACTCTTCGCTCGCCGTTGGGCCCGACATCACCTATGTGGTTGTTCCTGCTCCCGCCGCGAAGGAGGGGCTGTTGGCAGAAAACGTCCTCCTGGCCGAAGACCTCCTGCCCGGCTATGCGAAGGACCTTGGCTACGAGTCGGCCGAAGACGCCGCCGCGGCCGTGACCCAGCGCATTGTCGGTTCTGACCTGGCGGGCGTGTTCTTCGAGCCGCTGTTCGATTACTTCACGGACACCGAACAGTGGGGGACGGAAAACGCCTGGCAGGTGCTCGTCGATGACTACGTCACGACCAGCGACGGAACGGGCCTCGTTCATCAGGCGCCGGCGTACGGTGAGGACGACAAGCGCCTCAACGATGCCGCGGGGATTCCCACGATCGTGTCGGTGGGTGACGACGGAACGTTCTTGTCGATCGTGCCGGACTTCGCTGGCCAGCTGTGGATGGACGCGAACATGGACATCGTTCGTCGTCTTCGCGGTGATGGGCGACTGCTGCGCCTGCAGTCGTATGTGCACAGCTACCCGCACTGCTGGCGCTGCCGCAACCCTCTGATGTACAAGGCGGTGTCCAGCTGGTTCATCCGTGTGACCGACATCAAGGACCGTCTCGTCGAGCTGAATGAGGAGATCTCCTGGGCTCCGGAGAACGTGAAACACGGCCAGTTTGGCAAGTGGGTCGAGGGGGCACGGGACTGGTCGATCAGCCGTAACCGTTTCTGGGGCTCGCCGATTCCCGTGTGGAAGTCGGACAACCCGGACTACCCGCGCGTGGACGTTTACGGATCACTCGCCGAGATGCAGCGCGATTTCGGGCGACTGCCGGTGAACGAGCAGGGCGATGTGGATATGCACCGCCCGTACATCGACGAACTCACCCGGCCGAACCCGGACGACCCCACCGGCCAGAGCACGATGCGCCGCATCGAGGACGTTTTCGATGTGTGGTTCGACTCAGGGTCGATGCCGTTCGCGCAGTTCCACTATCCGTTCGAAAATCAGGACTGGTTCGACGCGCACGCCCCCGCTGACTTCATCGTCGAGTACATCGGTCAGACGCGCGGGTGGTTCTACGTGATGCATGTGCTCGCGGGTGCGCTGTTTGATCGTCCCGCCTACAAGTCGGTTGCCGCTCACGGCATCGTGCTCGGCAACGATGGTCAGAAGATGTCAAAGTCTCTGCGCAATTACCCGGACGTCAACGAGGTGTTCGAGCGTGATGGCTCCGACGCCATGCGCTGGTTCCTGATGTCCTCCAGCGTTCTGCGCGGCGGCAACCTTGTCGTCACGGAGGAGGGCATCCGTTCGGGCGTTCGCGAGTTCCTGCTGCCGCTGTGGAACTCGTGGTACTTCTTCTCCACCTACGCGAATGCGTCGGGCGAAGGTTACGAGGCTACGTGGCGCACCGATTCGACGGATGTCCTCGACCGCTACATCTTGGCTCTCACGGGCGAGCTGATCGACGACGTCAAGGGCGACCTTGAGCGCCTTGACTCGACGACGGCGTCCGCACGACTGCGCTCCTTCGCGGATGTTCTTACGAACTGGTACATCCGCCGCTCGCGCGACCGGTTCTGGCGCGGCGTGACGGCGGACCCGGCGAGCCGTGAGGCATTCGACACCCTCTACACGGTGCTCGAAACCCTGACGCGCGTTGCGGCGCCGCTGGTTCCGTTGATCTCCGAGCGCGTCTGGCAGGGGCTGACAGGGGGCAGGAGCGTGCACCTCACCGACTGGCCCGATTCCGCCCAGTTCGCCGCCGCAGCAGATGTGCGCACAGCAATGGATGCGGTGCGTGAGGCATCGAGCGTTGCGAACGCACTGCGCAAGCGCGAAGGGCTTCGCGTGCGCCTGCCCCTCGCCCAGCTGACGGTCGTGACAACGGGCTCGGCCGGTCTGGCGCAGTTCGAGGACATTCTTCGCGATGAGCTCAACGTGAAGAACGTTGGCTTCGGCGAACTCACCGACATGACCGCCGAGGAATTCGGTATTTCTCACCGGCTCACGGTCAACGCACGCGCTGCCGGCCCGCGTCTCGGTAAGCAGGTCCAGACGGTGATCAAGGCGTCGAAGACGGGAGACTGGTCGGAACACGACGGTGTTGTGACGGCAGGAGGTATCGCGCTGGTCGAATCGGAGTACGAGCTTGAGCTCGACACCTCGGGCCGCCCGGGCGGCGAGGCGATTTCGACACTGCCGTCCGGTGGTTTTGTGATCCTGGACACAAACACCACACCGGAACTTGAAGCAGAAGGCCTCGCGCGCGACATGATCCGTGCTGTTCAGGACACACGCAAGAACGCGGGATTCGACGTGAGCGACCGGATCCGGTTGGTCGTGTCGTTCTCC containing:
- the ileS gene encoding isoleucine--tRNA ligase: MTYPKSPFGPAAESSAQAVTPSPRFPEIEEEILDFWKKDDTFHASLAQRDGADEWVFYDGPPFANGLPHYGHLLTGYAKDLFPRFQTMLGKKVDRVFGWDTHGLPAELEAMKQLGITEKSEILEMGIDAFNGKARESVLAYTREWEEYVTRQARWVDFERGYKTLEPTFMESVLWAFAQLHEKGLAYEGYRVLPYCWRDQTPLSNHELRMDDDVYQDRQDPSVTVSFPFVGEKAEQLGLTSVAALAWTTTPWTLPTNSSLAVGPDITYVVVPAPAAKEGLLAENVLLAEDLLPGYAKDLGYESAEDAAAAVTQRIVGSDLAGVFFEPLFDYFTDTEQWGTENAWQVLVDDYVTTSDGTGLVHQAPAYGEDDKRLNDAAGIPTIVSVGDDGTFLSIVPDFAGQLWMDANMDIVRRLRGDGRLLRLQSYVHSYPHCWRCRNPLMYKAVSSWFIRVTDIKDRLVELNEEISWAPENVKHGQFGKWVEGARDWSISRNRFWGSPIPVWKSDNPDYPRVDVYGSLAEMQRDFGRLPVNEQGDVDMHRPYIDELTRPNPDDPTGQSTMRRIEDVFDVWFDSGSMPFAQFHYPFENQDWFDAHAPADFIVEYIGQTRGWFYVMHVLAGALFDRPAYKSVAAHGIVLGNDGQKMSKSLRNYPDVNEVFERDGSDAMRWFLMSSSVLRGGNLVVTEEGIRSGVREFLLPLWNSWYFFSTYANASGEGYEATWRTDSTDVLDRYILALTGELIDDVKGDLERLDSTTASARLRSFADVLTNWYIRRSRDRFWRGVTADPASREAFDTLYTVLETLTRVAAPLVPLISERVWQGLTGGRSVHLTDWPDSAQFAAAADVRTAMDAVREASSVANALRKREGLRVRLPLAQLTVVTTGSAGLAQFEDILRDELNVKNVGFGELTDMTAEEFGISHRLTVNARAAGPRLGKQVQTVIKASKTGDWSEHDGVVTAGGIALVESEYELELDTSGRPGGEAISTLPSGGFVILDTNTTPELEAEGLARDMIRAVQDTRKNAGFDVSDRIRLVVSFSDDADARAVTAAWDTAGVASETLATSHSVDSASGTSAQGAEFVQVIPAGTYANGGDVTIGVTRTGETA